One region of Centropristis striata isolate RG_2023a ecotype Rhode Island chromosome 3, C.striata_1.0, whole genome shotgun sequence genomic DNA includes:
- the LOC131969109 gene encoding H-2 class II histocompatibility antigen, A-R alpha chain-like — protein MSVSVIVVIFVFTGAVCTSATTPPHDFHYTTGCYESGLVLVDGLLDDQVAGYADYSRKEVVVVIPHVPPVLGGLVEVAYQFAKNSISECRNTLRILKGRSPHAVIPQDAPHVSVHSRYEGEDGVLNTLFCLADHFYPPSINFTWTKNGVEVTEGVSNQRYRHNSDGTFHRISTLSFTPQDGDVYSCWVQHQASQRPLSRSWELQQQQHSNMSLAAGFFYTSLVLCLLGIGTGVFFFTKQPN, from the exons ATGTCAGTGTCTGTGATCGTGGTGATATTTGTATTCACCGGAGCTGTTTGTACTTCTGCAACAA CCCCTCCCCATGACTTCCACTACACTACCGGCTGCTATGAGTCCGGTTTGGTGCTGGTGGATGGTCTTCTTGATGATCAGGTGGCGGGATATGCTGATTACAGCAGGAAAGAAGTGGTGGTTGTGATACCTCACGTGCCACCGGTTCTAGGAGGATTAGTGGAAGTTGCTTATCAATTTGCCAAAAACAGCATCTCTGAATGTCGCAACACTTTGAGGATATTAAAAGGGAGGTCTCCTCATGCTGTCATACCACAAG ACGCTCCACACGTCTCCGTCCACAGCCGCTACGAGGGCGAGGACGGCGTGCTGAACACTCTCTTCTGTCTGGCCGATCACTTCTACCCCCCCTCCATCAACTTCACCTGGACAAAGAACGGGGTGGAGGTCACAGAAGGAGTGTCCAACCAGCGTTACCGCCACAACAGTGACGGGACCTTCCACAGGATCTCAACACTGAGTTTCACTCCTCAGGACGGAGACGTTTACTCCTGCTGGGTGCAGCACCAGGCCTCACAGAGACCTCTCTCCAGGAGCTGGG agctgcagcagcagcagcatagcAACATGAGTCTTGCAGCAGGATTCTTCTATACGAGCCTCGTGTTGTGTCTGCTGGGAATCGGGACCGGAGTCTTCTTCTTCACCAAACAGCCAAATTAG